A single region of the Podospora pseudopauciseta strain CBS 411.78 chromosome 1, whole genome shotgun sequence genome encodes:
- the PCL5 gene encoding PHO85 cyclin-5 (COG:S; EggNog:ENOG503NYVQ): MKLDTYLSPAFINPLTSLHNATYSQPLAALASASTTSIWSDASSQHSDDNTSNGPSSDSELSESCFSIAPTSSQSSVSSFGSYCEPVIKSCDPWVRQQHEQYSQPESCAPLRQNPRRTSNSATSRTGRPPALVRQADRKVNFVDNLVDTSTHMVEAIWPTSSPACKEVGSSAVLPLRSFIQETLRRSRTSYSTLQVALYYLVLIRPHVPSHDFTMEQPDSNRECQALQCGRRMFLAALILASKYLQDRNYSARAWSRISGLKTSEINQNEMAFILAVNWNLHITEETYKKWSESVLKFTPQPPSPPSPSAQRVYEQQCEQFQRLILNLTPSLDNLEELAPWLRATREVSIQAICSSPESANPWGDLDAALKPRLAPVVMEPSPPSAYVPGRFAPALGLLPTPRMTPQTRGFSTPAVSAASHILGRSSSMGFAMAQASSTSVAQTLDRWPPAVTSSPMNHLPRRSSLANSVSTASSPESMVSDSSRLSRSSSISSLSSVSAPSAKLDAQARCRYGRSFSERMSLKPTIASVPEVYEEGHCLTASPESYTGPAGKDFYDGTLDVQYACRQREMNDAAMALQELQRQAVDSSSAPVRIGTKRSRTFSMDNAQLQESVRGYLSMDSTNAGAWPESMVRGSHKRVCCSTEAAQPYMISSLHPAVGGPGGPGMWQGILQ, from the exons GGCATCCGCTTCTACCACCTCGATCTGGTCCGACGCATCCTCCCAGCACTCAGACGACAATACCTCCAACGGACCCTCTTCGGACTCCGAACTCAGCGAATCCTGCTTTTCTATTGCGCCCACATCTTCTCAGAGCTCAGTAAGCTCCTTTGGAAGCTACTGCGAGCCAGTCATCAAGAGCTGCGATCCCTGGGTTCGCCAGCAACATGAACAGTATTCTCAGCCCGAATCATGCGCGCCATTGCGCCAGAACCCCCGCCGAACCTCCAACTCTGCGACTTCAAGGACTGGGCGTCCCCCTGCGCTCGTGCGCCAGGCTGACCGGAAGGTCAATTTCGTTGACAACCTCGTCG ACACTTCGACCCACATGGTCGAAGCCATCTGGCCTACGTCATCGCCAGCTTGCAAAGAGGTGGGCAGCAGTGCTGTGCTCCCGCTGCGCAGTTTTATTCAAGAAACTTTGCGCCGGTCCCGCACCAGCTACTCGACCCTTCAAGTTGCCTTGTACTACCTTGTCCTGATTAGACCCCACGTTCCGAGCCATGATTTCACCATGGAACAGCCCGACAGCAACCGAGAATGCCAGGCCCTCCAATGTGGTCGCCGTATGTTCCTCGCAGCTCTCATCTTGGCGTCCAAGTATCTGCAAGATCGCAACTACTCGGCCCGTGCCTGGAGCAGAATCTCTGGACTCAAAACATCCGAGATCAACCAAAACGAGATGGCATTCATATTGGCTGTGAACTGGAACCTGCACATCACAGAGGAAACCTACAAGAAGTGGTCTGAATCAGTTCTCAAGTTCACACCCcagcctccttcacctcccagCCCCTCAGCACAGCGCGTTTACGAACAGCAGTGCGAACAGTTTCAACGGCTTATTCTCAACCTGACGCCCTCGCTCGACAACTTGGAAGAGTTGGCTCCTTGGCTGCGGGCCACTCGGGAGGTATCTATTCAGGCCATCTGCAGCTCCCCTGAGAGTGCCAATCCTTGGGGCGATCTGGATGCGGCTCTCAAGCCACGTTTGGCACCAGTCGTTATGGAGCCAAGTCCTCCTTCAGCATACGTTCCTGGCCGCTTTGCGCCTGCATTAGGCCTGTTGCCTACACCACGCATGACTCCCCAAACTCGTGGATTCAGCACTCCTGCTGTGAGTGCTGCTTCCCACATTCTTGGAAGAAGTTCATCAATGGGTTTCGCCATGGCCCAAGCCTCCTCCACGTCTGTTGCTCAGACCTTGGATCGGTGGCCCCCCGCTGTCACCTCGTCTCCCATGAATCACCTTCCCCGCAGGTCATCTCTTGCCAACTCGGTCTCGACCGCCTCCTCGCCCGAGTCAATGGTATCGGATTCTTCTCGTCTTTCTCGCTCTTCTTCGATCTCGTCTCTTTCTTCGGTTAGCGCGCCGTCAGCCAAATTGGATGCTCAGGCGCGATGCCGGTATGGAAGGTCGTTCAGTGAGAGGATGAGCCTGAAGCCCACCATCGCTTCGGTTCCCGAAGTCTATGAGGAGGGTCATTGTCTGACAGCGTCGCCAGAGTCTTACACCGGCCCGGCGGGTAAGGACTTTTACGATGGCACGCTGGATGTTCAATATGCGTGCAGGCAGCGTGAGATGAATGATGCGGCCATGGCCCTTCAAGAGTTGCAGCGTCAAGCGGTCGATTCTTCGTCAGCCCCGGTCAGAATCGGAACCAAGCGAAGCCGGACCTTTTCAATGGACAATGCCCAGCTGCAGGAGAGTGTGCGTGGATACCTTTCAATGGACTCGACCAACGCCGGTGCCTGGCCCGAGTCGATGGTTCGAGGAAGTCACAAGAGAGTCTGTTGCTCAACCGAGGCGGCTCAGCCGTACATGATCTCTTCGCTTCATCCAGCAGTCGGAGGACCAGGAGGTCCAGGGATGTGGCAGGGAATTCTGCAGTAA